From Streptomyces zhihengii, the proteins below share one genomic window:
- a CDS encoding DUF742 domain-containing protein: protein MTAAASSPKLPVRGQERRPARVRPYSLTGGRTRFGHVLLVETFVAALDAPPERRELPNGNLTSRVMPELRAIVELCRRMRTVAEISALLKMPLGVVRVLLSDLADQGKIRVYGTGHGAGQPDRALLERVLSGLRRL, encoded by the coding sequence ATGACCGCCGCCGCCTCGTCCCCCAAACTCCCGGTGCGCGGGCAGGAGCGACGGCCCGCGCGGGTCCGCCCGTACTCGCTGACCGGCGGCCGGACCCGCTTCGGTCACGTCCTGCTGGTGGAGACGTTCGTCGCCGCGCTCGACGCCCCGCCGGAGCGCCGTGAGCTGCCGAACGGCAACCTCACCTCGCGTGTCATGCCGGAACTGCGGGCGATCGTCGAGCTGTGCCGCCGGATGCGTACCGTCGCCGAGATCTCGGCGCTGCTCAAGATGCCGCTGGGTGTCGTCCGGGTGCTGCTCAGCGACTTGGCCGACCAGGGAAAGATCCGCGTGTACGGGACCGGTCACGGTGCCGGCCAGCCCGACCGCGCACTGCTCGAAAGGGTGCTGAGTGGACTCCGCCGCCTCTGA
- a CDS encoding roadblock/LC7 domain-containing protein, producing MTATGTFGLSSEARNLQWLLGNLVEEVPGVRSVAVVSSDGLLLLSSDPDSEPAGQVAPAARPEGPRGSSADLATIVSGIGSLTIGAAGLMDGGGVKQTMIAMDESSVLVMSISDGSLLGVHATPDCDMSVVAYHMALFVGRAGHVLTPEVRSELRKSMESTR from the coding sequence TTGACTGCGACCGGCACATTCGGGCTGAGCAGCGAAGCCCGTAATCTGCAGTGGTTGTTGGGCAATCTCGTGGAGGAGGTGCCAGGAGTCCGCTCGGTCGCCGTCGTCTCGTCCGACGGCCTGCTGCTGCTCTCCTCCGACCCCGACTCCGAGCCCGCCGGTCAGGTGGCCCCCGCCGCCCGCCCGGAGGGTCCCCGCGGCTCCAGCGCCGACCTCGCCACCATCGTCTCCGGCATCGGCAGCCTGACCATCGGCGCCGCCGGACTGATGGACGGCGGCGGGGTGAAGCAGACCATGATCGCCATGGACGAGAGCAGCGTGCTCGTCATGTCCATCAGCGACGGCTCCCTGCTCGGCGTCCACGCCACCCCCGACTGCGACATGAGCGTCGTCGCGTACCACATGGCCCTCTTCGTGGGCCGTGCCGGACATGTACTCACCCCCGAAGTCCGCAGCGAACTGCGCAAATCGATGGAGAGCACCCGATGA
- a CDS encoding nitrate- and nitrite sensing domain-containing protein yields the protein MQKKRPRGKGGRPTENAGGTPAPATAAPLPPKDDTTPKGHPVRVRTRLVAGVAFAGLAVVGAGVPGVLAVSADLTSSQELVTLSALDRQAVTLAHSLSDERDEVVAWLAAGGENQKGDKADRRTLTDGLSARVDRQMDEIREEATGDHAELGRSLATVPTLRRTALEGKSTPVEVHGSYTAVIDRLHALASELSDRTPPRAADGTRATADLGHAVEQASAVRGLLLAALSVPRPEPVLSYDPITGLPVETDGEDTGEDARTRDALTAAAQQARVRELGALADFDQSAGTSAREKLAATVTGSEVKTAEAFLARLTDQPRLTGSERRTDRAELEAALTARIEQMRGAETALAADRLAAFEQLRDDDVTALEIRIALLGGLLVITVGVLAAISRTLTRPLAVLRIGAARLADGQGAGDPVRFTGRNDEFAQVVRSLNALHGQLRELAGRVERLDSDRGDLVGSREAAAAELAAARAELGARTAELTGELERLRHTVHHTFVNLSLRTLGLVERQLGVIEKLEEREQDPERLATLFKLDHMATVMRRHSENLLVLAGTEHGQGHVGPVPLVDVLRAAVSEIERYDRVVIQSLPPHAQVAGFAADDLSHLVAELLENATSFSPPDAQVEMSGWLLESGEIMLSVQDTGIGMTPERLDEVNAGLADPAVYDTPGGRETEGLGLRVAALLAARHGVRLQLREHKQGGVTAVVVVPAALLPEGLPAAPAQSVSVAGQAPAVQLPGSVAEANSNALPPTTRRGPASRPQAPDAPASGAAGEPSPEAAAGEPGGSLPGAGAAEAGHPGAGSAEAGLPAAAAPGGSLPQAGPSQAGPESTELPGTGTSPAAAGAGSTGTGTSPAAERPGLTGAHAPDAPTAPESADPFVAAAERAVRAAEAEETHERNADGEPVTDGIDQETFTMRLPRQPAPADDPAPFAPQGHTPTAPAPSEPAPAPGASTAEGHAADAPEAAAPAWDRITDKGLPKRTPRNVAPAAPAAGRTGTVDADALRRRLGGFQQGARDGRRDAEAEITQATHDTQPPHAPHSTQIPRSAPGAETTPAPHTGRPHGTAHRTDTQHENATNTPDAPDTPDTEAGDTVEEARS from the coding sequence GTGCAGAAGAAGCGGCCTCGGGGCAAAGGCGGCAGGCCCACGGAGAACGCGGGCGGTACGCCCGCCCCGGCGACGGCGGCCCCCCTGCCCCCCAAGGACGACACGACCCCCAAAGGACACCCGGTCAGGGTGCGCACCAGGCTGGTGGCCGGTGTCGCGTTCGCCGGACTCGCCGTGGTCGGAGCCGGTGTCCCCGGCGTCCTGGCCGTGTCGGCGGATCTGACCTCGTCCCAGGAGCTCGTGACCCTCTCGGCCCTCGACCGCCAGGCGGTCACGCTGGCCCACTCCCTCTCCGACGAGCGGGACGAGGTCGTCGCCTGGCTCGCCGCGGGCGGCGAGAACCAGAAGGGCGACAAGGCCGACCGCCGCACCCTGACGGACGGTCTCAGCGCCCGCGTCGACCGCCAGATGGACGAGATCCGCGAGGAGGCCACCGGCGACCACGCCGAGCTGGGCCGCAGCCTCGCCACCGTGCCGACCCTGCGCCGGACCGCCCTCGAAGGCAAGAGCACCCCCGTCGAGGTGCACGGCTCCTACACCGCGGTGATCGACCGGCTCCACGCGCTCGCCTCCGAGCTCTCCGACCGGACGCCGCCGCGCGCCGCCGACGGGACCCGGGCCACCGCCGACCTCGGCCACGCCGTGGAACAGGCGTCCGCCGTACGCGGCCTGCTGCTCGCGGCCCTGTCCGTGCCGCGGCCCGAGCCCGTGCTGAGCTACGACCCGATCACCGGCCTGCCCGTCGAGACCGACGGCGAGGACACCGGAGAGGACGCCCGCACCCGCGACGCCCTGACCGCCGCCGCCCAGCAGGCCCGGGTGCGCGAACTCGGCGCGCTCGCCGACTTCGACCAGTCCGCCGGCACGTCCGCCCGCGAGAAGCTGGCCGCCACCGTCACCGGCTCCGAGGTCAAGACCGCCGAGGCCTTCCTCGCCCGCCTCACCGACCAGCCCCGGCTCACCGGCAGCGAGCGCCGCACCGACCGCGCCGAGCTGGAGGCCGCGCTCACCGCCCGGATCGAGCAGATGCGCGGCGCCGAGACGGCCCTGGCCGCCGACCGGCTCGCCGCCTTCGAACAGCTCCGCGACGACGACGTCACCGCCCTCGAGATACGCATCGCCCTGCTCGGCGGTCTGCTCGTGATCACCGTCGGCGTCCTCGCCGCGATCTCCCGCACCCTGACCCGGCCGCTCGCCGTGCTGCGCATCGGCGCCGCCCGGCTCGCCGACGGCCAAGGGGCGGGCGACCCGGTCCGCTTCACCGGGCGCAACGACGAGTTCGCCCAGGTCGTCCGCTCCCTCAACGCCCTGCACGGGCAGCTCCGGGAACTCGCCGGACGCGTGGAGCGCCTCGACAGCGACCGCGGCGACCTGGTCGGCTCCCGCGAGGCGGCCGCCGCCGAACTCGCCGCCGCCCGCGCCGAGCTGGGCGCCCGCACGGCGGAGCTGACCGGCGAGCTGGAGCGGCTGCGCCACACCGTCCACCACACCTTCGTCAACCTCTCGCTGCGGACCCTCGGGCTCGTCGAACGCCAGCTCGGCGTCATCGAGAAGCTGGAGGAGCGCGAGCAGGACCCGGAGCGTCTGGCCACCCTCTTCAAGCTCGACCACATGGCCACCGTCATGCGCCGCCACAGCGAGAACCTGCTGGTCCTCGCGGGCACCGAGCACGGCCAGGGCCATGTCGGGCCGGTGCCGCTGGTCGACGTGCTGCGGGCGGCCGTCAGCGAGATCGAGCGCTACGACCGGGTCGTCATCCAGTCCCTGCCGCCGCACGCCCAGGTCGCGGGCTTCGCCGCCGACGACCTCAGCCACCTCGTCGCCGAACTGCTGGAGAACGCCACCTCGTTCTCCCCGCCGGACGCGCAGGTCGAGATGTCCGGCTGGCTCCTGGAGAGCGGCGAGATCATGCTCTCGGTGCAGGACACCGGGATCGGGATGACCCCCGAGCGCCTGGACGAGGTCAACGCCGGCCTGGCCGACCCCGCCGTGTACGACACGCCGGGCGGCCGCGAGACCGAGGGCCTCGGTCTGCGGGTGGCCGCCCTGCTGGCCGCGCGCCACGGCGTCCGCCTCCAGCTCCGCGAGCACAAGCAGGGCGGTGTCACGGCCGTCGTCGTCGTACCGGCCGCGCTGCTCCCCGAGGGACTTCCCGCGGCACCCGCGCAGTCGGTGTCGGTGGCGGGCCAGGCGCCCGCCGTCCAGCTGCCCGGCTCGGTCGCCGAGGCCAACTCCAACGCCCTGCCCCCGACCACCCGGCGCGGCCCGGCGTCCCGTCCCCAGGCCCCGGACGCCCCGGCCTCCGGGGCGGCGGGCGAGCCGTCGCCGGAGGCGGCGGCCGGGGAGCCGGGCGGCTCGCTGCCCGGCGCCGGAGCGGCGGAGGCCGGGCACCCGGGCGCCGGATCGGCCGAGGCCGGGCTGCCGGCCGCCGCAGCGCCCGGCGGCTCGCTTCCGCAGGCCGGCCCGTCGCAGGCCGGCCCCGAGAGCACGGAGCTTCCCGGCACGGGCACGTCTCCTGCTGCCGCGGGCGCCGGCTCCACCGGCACGGGCACGTCTCCCGCTGCGGAGCGCCCGGGCCTCACCGGCGCGCACGCGCCGGACGCGCCGACCGCCCCCGAGTCCGCCGACCCCTTCGTGGCCGCGGCCGAGCGCGCGGTGCGCGCCGCCGAGGCCGAGGAGACCCACGAGCGCAACGCCGACGGCGAGCCCGTCACCGACGGGATCGACCAGGAGACGTTCACCATGCGGCTGCCCCGGCAGCCCGCCCCGGCCGACGACCCCGCCCCCTTCGCCCCCCAGGGGCACACCCCCACGGCCCCAGCCCCGAGCGAGCCCGCTCCGGCCCCCGGCGCCTCCACGGCGGAGGGCCACGCGGCGGACGCCCCCGAGGCGGCGGCGCCCGCGTGGGACCGGATCACCGACAAGGGGCTCCCCAAGCGGACGCCCCGGAACGTCGCCCCCGCCGCCCCGGCCGCCGGACGCACCGGGACCGTCGACGCCGACGCCCTGCGCCGCAGGCTGGGCGGTTTCCAGCAGGGCGCGAGGGACGGCCGCCGCGACGCCGAGGCCGAGATCACCCAGGCCACGCACGACACGCAGCCCCCACATGCCCCACACAGCACACAGATCCCGCGGAGCGCGCCGGGAGCCGAGACCACGCCCGCCCCCCACACCGGCCGGCCGCACGGAACAGCGCACCGCACGGACACGCAGCACGAGAACGCGACGAACACACCGGACGCACCGGACACACCGGACACAGAAGCGGGGGACACAGTCGAGGAGGCACGCAGTTGA
- a CDS encoding protein phosphatase 2C domain-containing protein — MRIDLATEPGSRERPNEDWVSASLPASGQGGTLVLLDGVTPPSGDAGCVHGVPWFTARLGGALTELSASRRDLPLPEVLAEAIRRTADAHRGTCDLSHVRTPQATVALARWGGPAEEVEYLVLSDSALLLESPDGTVTALLDDRLDRLPREALRTHASADALRNAEGGFFTAAADPAVSARAVSGTVPRAGVRALAALTDGASRWVDLFGEGDWRACVEVLRKEGARSLIDRVRALEAADAGQRPGAPRRFKLHDDASAVFAEL, encoded by the coding sequence ATGCGTATCGACCTCGCGACCGAGCCCGGCAGCCGGGAACGACCCAACGAGGATTGGGTGTCGGCGTCCCTGCCCGCTTCGGGCCAGGGCGGAACGCTGGTGCTGCTGGACGGCGTCACTCCGCCGAGCGGCGACGCCGGGTGCGTGCACGGCGTCCCCTGGTTCACCGCCCGGCTGGGCGGGGCGCTGACCGAACTGTCCGCTTCACGGCGCGATCTGCCCCTTCCGGAGGTCCTCGCGGAGGCGATCCGGCGCACCGCGGACGCCCACCGCGGCACATGTGACCTTTCTCACGTCCGCACTCCGCAGGCAACCGTCGCGCTGGCCCGCTGGGGCGGGCCAGCGGAGGAGGTCGAGTACCTCGTGCTCTCGGACTCCGCGCTGCTGCTGGAGTCACCGGACGGCACGGTGACCGCCCTGCTGGACGACCGGCTCGACCGGCTGCCGCGCGAGGCCCTGCGCACCCATGCCTCGGCGGACGCTCTGCGCAACGCGGAGGGCGGCTTCTTCACGGCGGCGGCCGACCCGGCGGTGTCGGCACGCGCGGTGTCGGGCACCGTCCCCCGGGCGGGGGTGCGGGCGCTGGCGGCGCTCACCGACGGCGCCTCGCGCTGGGTCGACCTGTTCGGGGAGGGCGACTGGCGGGCGTGCGTGGAGGTGCTGCGCAAGGAAGGGGCCCGGTCGCTGATCGACCGGGTGCGGGCACTGGAGGCCGCGGACGCCGGGCAGCGCCCCGGGGCCCCGCGGCGCTTCAAGCTCCACGACGACGCGTCCGCGGTGTTCGCGGAGCTGTGA
- a CDS encoding MarR family winged helix-turn-helix transcriptional regulator — MDREFLALERELAVFLRRARASSGEMAREVHPDLEPAAYGLLVRLEEAGAQRGTELAGYFGVGKATMSRQLRALEEVGLVTREPDPADGRASLVRLTGEGVARFRHVRDARRDRYMSKLAGWDRGEVAELARLLHQLNTSAES; from the coding sequence ATGGACCGCGAATTCCTCGCGCTCGAACGCGAGTTGGCGGTTTTCCTGCGGCGGGCGCGGGCCTCGTCCGGAGAGATGGCCCGGGAGGTCCACCCCGATCTGGAGCCCGCCGCCTACGGGCTGCTGGTCCGCCTGGAGGAGGCCGGGGCGCAGCGCGGCACCGAGCTCGCCGGCTACTTCGGGGTCGGCAAGGCGACCATGAGCCGGCAGCTGCGCGCGCTGGAGGAGGTCGGCCTCGTCACCCGTGAGCCGGACCCGGCGGACGGCCGGGCGTCCCTCGTACGGCTCACCGGCGAAGGGGTGGCCCGGTTCCGCCATGTGCGCGACGCGCGCCGGGACCGCTACATGAGCAAGCTCGCCGGCTGGGACCGCGGCGAGGTCGCGGAGCTGGCCCGGCTGCTCCACCAGCTCAACACGAGCGCCGAGAGCTGA
- a CDS encoding lysozyme, with the protein MPVHRSGKTGRTRLAAAGTLVAVISLLLTAPGAAADPKPERGSAHMGMGVVAHDGQGGTPRDTRAVQTEGVDVSSHQGNVDWSGLWNSGVKWAYVKATEGTYYKNTYFTQQYNGSYNVGMIRGTYHFATPDTTTGAAQADYFVNNGGGWSKDGRTLPGALDIEWNPYGAACYGKSQSAMVTWIRDFLNRYKARTGRDAVIYTATSWWTQCTGNYAGFGATNPLWVARYNTTPGTLPAGWPYYTMWQYTSSGPIVGDHNKFNGAYDRVVALANG; encoded by the coding sequence ATGCCCGTGCACAGATCCGGAAAGACCGGTCGTACGCGTCTCGCGGCGGCCGGCACTCTCGTCGCAGTCATCTCCCTCCTCCTCACCGCCCCGGGGGCCGCCGCCGACCCGAAGCCGGAACGCGGCTCGGCCCACATGGGCATGGGCGTCGTCGCCCACGACGGCCAGGGCGGCACCCCCCGCGACACCCGCGCGGTCCAGACCGAAGGCGTCGACGTCTCCAGCCACCAGGGGAACGTCGACTGGTCCGGCCTGTGGAACAGCGGCGTCAAGTGGGCCTACGTCAAGGCCACCGAAGGCACGTACTACAAGAACACGTACTTCACCCAGCAGTACAACGGCTCCTACAACGTCGGCATGATCCGGGGCACGTACCACTTCGCGACCCCGGACACGACGACCGGCGCGGCCCAGGCGGACTACTTCGTCAACAACGGCGGCGGCTGGTCCAAGGACGGCAGGACGCTCCCCGGCGCGCTCGACATCGAGTGGAACCCGTACGGCGCCGCCTGCTACGGCAAGTCGCAGTCCGCGATGGTCACCTGGATCCGCGACTTCCTGAACCGCTACAAGGCCCGCACCGGCCGGGACGCCGTGATCTACACGGCGACGAGCTGGTGGACCCAGTGCACCGGCAACTACGCCGGTTTCGGCGCCACCAACCCGCTGTGGGTGGCCCGCTACAACACCACGCCCGGCACCCTGCCGGCCGGCTGGCCCTACTACACGATGTGGCAGTACACGTCGTCGGGACCGATCGTCGGCGACCACAACAAGTTCAACGGCGCCTACGACCGCGTCGTGGCGCTCGCCAACGGCTGA
- a CDS encoding pentapeptide repeat-containing protein: protein MDTLRADCSNCFGLCCVALPFAASADFATDKAAGTPCANLRTDFRCGIHDRLRDVGYQGCTVYDCFGAGQQVSQITYGGTDWRTAPDTAAEMFAVFPVVRQLHELLRYLDEALALPAAAGLRPGLRALRASVGELTGLAPAALLELDVAARRAEVNTLLLRTSDVVRAEVRRKKKDRRGADLMGARLRGADLRGVSLRGACLIAADLTGADLRLTDLIGADLRDARLAGADLTGAFFLTQPQLNAARGDGATLIPDGLTRPAHWS from the coding sequence ATGGACACCCTGCGAGCCGACTGCTCGAACTGCTTCGGGCTCTGCTGCGTCGCCCTGCCCTTCGCCGCCTCCGCCGACTTCGCCACCGACAAGGCGGCCGGCACGCCGTGCGCCAACCTCCGCACCGACTTCCGGTGCGGCATCCACGACCGGCTGCGCGACGTCGGCTACCAGGGCTGCACCGTCTACGACTGCTTCGGGGCCGGCCAGCAGGTCTCGCAGATCACCTACGGCGGCACCGACTGGCGCACGGCGCCGGACACGGCGGCGGAGATGTTCGCCGTCTTCCCCGTCGTCCGGCAGCTCCACGAACTGCTGCGGTACCTGGACGAGGCGCTGGCCCTGCCGGCCGCCGCCGGGCTGCGCCCCGGTCTGCGCGCGCTGCGCGCCTCGGTCGGCGAGCTGACCGGGCTCGCTCCCGCCGCCCTGCTGGAACTGGACGTCGCCGCCCGCCGCGCGGAGGTGAACACCCTGCTGCTGCGCACCAGCGACGTGGTGCGCGCGGAGGTCCGGCGCAAGAAGAAGGACCGCAGGGGAGCGGACCTGATGGGCGCGCGGCTGCGGGGAGCGGATCTGCGCGGGGTGAGCCTGCGCGGCGCCTGTCTGATCGCCGCCGACCTGACGGGCGCCGATCTGCGGCTCACCGATCTGATCGGGGCCGACCTGCGGGACGCCCGGCTGGCGGGCGCGGATCTGACCGGCGCGTTCTTCCTCACCCAGCCGCAGCTCAACGCCGCGCGCGGCGACGGGGCGACGCTGATCCCGGACGGGCTGACCCGCCCCGCGCACTGGTCGTGA
- the lon gene encoding endopeptidase La, which produces MAADAEDFTVRSPLTLPVLPLDDEVVLPGMVVPLDLSDTEVRAAVEAAQAADRPSGNKPEVLLVPRVDGTYAATGVLGTVEQVGRLSDGDPGALIRGVGRVRIGAGTTGPGGALWVEGTAVEEAVTGAPGAVLELVTEYKALATAWLKKRGAWQVVDRVQQIDDVAQLADNSGYSPFLTTAQKIELLETSDPVARLRLAIGQLREHLAEQDVAETIAKDVQEGVDKQQREFLLRRQLDAVRKELRELNGEAEGDESDDYRARVEAADLPQKVREAALKEVEKLERASDQSPEGSWIRTWLDTVLELPWNERTEDAYDIQGAKALLDAEHAGLADVKERITEYLAVRKRRADRGLGVVGGRRGGAVLALVGPPGVGKTSLGESVAHAMGRTFVRVALGGVRDEAEIRGHRRTYVGALPGRIVRAIKEAGSMNPVVLLDEIDKVGSDFRGDPAAALLEVLDPAQNHTFRDHYLEVELDLSDVVFLATANVLESIPEALLDRMELVRLDGYTEDEKVVIARDHLLPRQLERAGIEPGEVTLDDSALRRLAGEYTREAGVRNLERSVARLLRKIAAQHELGDRELPFTVTDGDLRALIGRPHHVPESAQDPSERRTAVPGVATGLAVTGAGGDVLFVEASLADPETGAAGLTLTGQLGDVMKESAQIALSFLRSHGAELELPVADLKDRGVHIHFPAGAVPKDGPSAGVTMTTALASLLSGRQVRTDVAMTGEVSLTGRVLPIGGVKQKLLAAHRAGITTVIIPKRNEADLDDVPAEILDTLDVHPVTDVRQVLELALSPAGALVTAAA; this is translated from the coding sequence ATGGCTGCCGATGCCGAGGACTTCACGGTCCGTTCGCCGCTCACCCTGCCCGTGCTGCCGCTCGACGACGAAGTGGTGCTGCCGGGCATGGTCGTGCCGCTCGACCTGTCCGACACCGAGGTGCGGGCCGCGGTCGAGGCCGCACAGGCCGCGGACCGTCCCTCGGGCAACAAGCCGGAGGTGCTGCTCGTTCCCCGGGTCGACGGCACCTACGCGGCGACCGGCGTGCTCGGCACCGTCGAGCAGGTCGGCCGGCTGTCCGACGGCGACCCCGGCGCGCTGATCCGCGGCGTCGGGCGGGTGCGCATCGGGGCCGGGACCACCGGGCCCGGCGGGGCGCTCTGGGTCGAGGGGACCGCGGTCGAGGAGGCCGTCACCGGCGCCCCCGGCGCCGTCCTGGAACTGGTCACCGAGTACAAGGCCCTCGCCACCGCCTGGCTGAAGAAGCGCGGCGCCTGGCAGGTCGTGGACCGGGTCCAGCAGATCGACGACGTCGCCCAGCTCGCGGACAACTCCGGCTACTCGCCGTTCCTCACCACCGCGCAGAAGATCGAACTGCTGGAGACCTCCGACCCGGTCGCCCGGCTGCGGCTCGCCATCGGCCAGCTCCGCGAGCACCTCGCCGAGCAGGACGTCGCCGAGACCATCGCCAAGGACGTCCAGGAAGGCGTGGACAAGCAGCAGCGCGAGTTCCTGCTGCGCCGCCAGCTCGACGCCGTCCGCAAGGAACTGCGCGAGCTCAACGGCGAGGCGGAGGGCGACGAGTCCGACGACTACCGGGCCCGCGTCGAGGCCGCCGACCTCCCCCAGAAGGTCCGCGAGGCGGCCCTCAAGGAGGTCGAGAAGCTGGAACGCGCCAGCGACCAGTCGCCCGAGGGCTCCTGGATCCGCACCTGGCTGGACACCGTCCTCGAACTGCCGTGGAACGAGCGCACGGAGGACGCCTACGACATCCAGGGCGCCAAGGCCCTGCTCGACGCCGAGCACGCCGGCCTGGCCGACGTGAAGGAACGGATCACCGAGTACCTGGCGGTGCGCAAGCGGCGCGCCGACCGGGGTCTGGGCGTGGTCGGCGGCCGCAGGGGCGGCGCCGTGCTCGCGCTGGTCGGTCCGCCCGGCGTCGGCAAGACCAGCCTCGGCGAGTCCGTCGCGCACGCGATGGGCCGCACCTTCGTCCGCGTCGCCCTCGGCGGCGTGCGCGACGAGGCGGAGATCCGCGGCCACCGGCGCACCTACGTCGGCGCCCTGCCCGGCCGCATCGTGCGGGCGATCAAGGAGGCCGGCTCCATGAACCCGGTCGTCCTGCTCGACGAGATCGACAAGGTCGGCTCCGACTTCCGCGGCGACCCCGCCGCGGCCCTGCTCGAAGTCCTCGACCCGGCCCAGAACCACACCTTCCGCGACCACTACCTGGAGGTCGAACTCGACCTCAGCGACGTGGTGTTCCTCGCCACCGCCAACGTCCTGGAATCGATCCCCGAGGCCCTGCTCGACCGGATGGAACTGGTCAGGCTCGACGGCTACACGGAGGACGAGAAGGTCGTCATCGCCCGGGACCACCTGCTGCCGCGGCAGCTGGAGCGCGCGGGCATCGAGCCCGGCGAGGTGACCCTCGACGACTCGGCCCTGCGCCGGCTCGCCGGCGAGTACACCCGCGAGGCCGGCGTCCGGAACCTGGAGCGCTCCGTCGCCCGGCTGCTCCGCAAGATCGCGGCGCAGCACGAGCTGGGCGACCGGGAGCTGCCGTTCACCGTCACCGACGGCGATCTGCGGGCGCTGATCGGCCGGCCGCACCATGTGCCGGAGTCCGCCCAGGACCCGTCCGAGCGCCGCACCGCGGTGCCGGGCGTGGCCACCGGGCTCGCCGTCACCGGCGCCGGCGGGGACGTCCTCTTCGTGGAGGCGTCACTGGCCGACCCGGAGACGGGCGCGGCCGGACTGACCCTGACCGGCCAGCTCGGCGACGTGATGAAGGAGTCGGCGCAGATCGCGCTCAGCTTCCTGCGCTCGCACGGCGCGGAGCTGGAGCTCCCGGTCGCCGACCTCAAGGACCGGGGCGTGCACATCCACTTCCCGGCGGGCGCGGTGCCCAAGGACGGCCCGAGCGCCGGTGTCACGATGACCACGGCCCTCGCCTCGCTGCTCTCCGGACGCCAGGTGCGCACGGACGTGGCGATGACCGGCGAGGTGTCGCTGACGGGGCGGGTGCTGCCCATCGGCGGCGTCAAGCAGAAGCTGCTGGCCGCCCACCGGGCGGGCATCACCACCGTGATCATCCCGAAGCGGAACGAGGCCGACCTGGACGACGTCCCGGCGGAGATCCTCGACACGCTGGACGTGCACCCCGTCACCGATGTGCGGCAGGTGCTGGAGCTCGCGCTCTCGCCGGCCGGGGCGCTGGTCACGGCCGCCGCCTGA